A genomic region of Ignavibacteria bacterium contains the following coding sequences:
- a CDS encoding ACT domain-containing protein, with protein sequence MDSGRVIITSYGINRPGVVSKISTILAEANCDIQDITQKILQEFFTMIMIVDISNSPLSFKELHDRLANAAEEMNIKIMIQHEDVFKSMHRI encoded by the coding sequence ATGGATAGCGGTAGAGTAATTATCACTTCGTATGGTATTAACCGGCCTGGAGTTGTTAGTAAAATTTCAACAATTCTTGCAGAAGCTAATTGTGACATTCAGGATATTACTCAAAAAATTCTTCAGGAATTTTTCACGATGATTATGATTGTTGATATTTCAAATTCTCCGCTATCATTTAAAGAACTTCACGATCGACTTGCAAATGCTGCTGAAGAAATGAACATCAAAATTATGATACAACACGAAGATGTTTTTAAAAGTATGCACAGAATATGA
- a CDS encoding transketolase family protein, which produces MGKSTRLAFGETIAQLGEVNSNIVVLDADLSKSTMSSLFAKKFPERFFEMGIQEANMIGVSAGLALSGKIAYACSFACFITGRYDTIRISVAYTKANVRIIGTHAGIGIGEDGTTQMGLEDVSLMRSLPNFSVCQPCDEIETRELIKYSVEHNGPMYIRLTRQNVDKIFDDNYKFKFGKGVQLTDGNDAVIFATGALVAEAFKASNILKEKGYSLRVVNIHTIKPIDKEIIIKSAKECKLIFTAEDHNIIGGLGSAVAEVLSENYPAKIIRIGLPDVFGESGTPEALYKKYGFDAESLASRIETQLKQS; this is translated from the coding sequence ATGGGTAAATCAACGCGATTAGCTTTCGGTGAAACAATTGCACAATTGGGTGAAGTTAATTCCAATATTGTTGTTCTTGACGCCGATTTGTCAAAATCCACTATGTCCAGTCTATTCGCGAAAAAATTCCCGGAAAGATTTTTTGAAATGGGAATTCAAGAAGCTAATATGATTGGCGTAAGTGCAGGATTAGCTCTTTCGGGTAAAATTGCATACGCTTGTAGCTTCGCTTGCTTTATAACTGGAAGATATGATACAATAAGAATCTCGGTCGCTTATACCAAAGCTAACGTTAGAATAATTGGAACACACGCAGGAATTGGAATTGGTGAAGACGGAACGACTCAAATGGGACTCGAAGATGTAAGTTTAATGCGATCGCTTCCTAACTTTAGTGTATGTCAACCATGTGATGAAATTGAGACACGTGAATTGATTAAATATAGTGTTGAACATAATGGACCAATGTATATCAGACTTACGCGACAAAATGTGGATAAAATTTTTGATGATAATTATAAATTTAAGTTTGGGAAAGGTGTTCAATTAACCGATGGAAATGATGCTGTTATCTTTGCAACTGGTGCATTGGTGGCTGAAGCTTTTAAAGCATCAAATATATTAAAAGAGAAAGGATACAGTTTAAGAGTCGTTAATATTCACACTATCAAACCAATTGATAAAGAAATTATTATTAAATCTGCAAAGGAATGTAAATTAATTTTCACTGCCGAAGATCATAATATAATTGGTGGACTTGGATCTGCTGTTGCAGAAGTTTTAAGTGAAAATTATCCTGCCAAAATAATAAGGATTGGTTTACCAGATGTTTTTGGAGAATCAGGTACGCCAGAGGCTTTGTATAAGAAATATGGATTTGATGCTGAGAGCCTTGCTTCAA
- a CDS encoding M48 family metalloprotease, whose translation MMKINSNLKTLSVFIVIMILFAGCAKWGLNIFSDQDEVNLGMQLDQEIRKNPKEYPIYSGDPSVKNYIYQNIFLQILNSPEIKKRNVYKYQLELIQDDNTLNAFATPGGFVYVYTGILKYLDSEAALAGVLAHEIAHAERRHATQNLTSYYGISMLASLVLGENPNEIAQIAANLFTGLTFLANSRTFEDEADEYSIKYLRAARFYPGGVKFFFEKMRDDKLIDTQPSKVKTFLSTHPDPIDRIKTAEARLRNYGIPIKDYKSNDPDVYRQSYQTNIKAKLR comes from the coding sequence ATGATGAAAATAAATTCCAACCTAAAAACTTTGAGTGTTTTCATTGTAATAATGATTCTTTTTGCCGGCTGCGCAAAGTGGGGATTAAATATTTTCTCGGATCAGGATGAAGTTAACTTAGGAATGCAGCTTGATCAGGAAATTAGAAAAAATCCAAAGGAATATCCCATTTATTCTGGTGATCCTTCAGTGAAGAATTACATTTATCAAAATATCTTTTTACAAATTTTAAATTCCCCTGAAATTAAAAAACGAAATGTTTACAAGTATCAACTTGAACTAATTCAGGATGACAACACATTAAATGCGTTTGCAACTCCCGGTGGTTTTGTTTATGTCTATACAGGAATTTTGAAATATCTGGATAGCGAAGCCGCTCTTGCTGGAGTACTTGCACACGAAATAGCTCACGCAGAAAGAAGACATGCAACTCAAAATCTGACATCTTATTACGGTATTTCAATGCTTGCAAGTTTAGTATTGGGAGAAAATCCAAATGAAATCGCGCAAATTGCAGCAAACCTCTTTACGGGTCTGACTTTTCTTGCTAACAGCAGAACCTTTGAAGATGAAGCAGATGAGTATTCAATTAAATATTTAAGAGCTGCAAGATTTTATCCGGGAGGAGTAAAATTCTTCTTTGAGAAAATGAGAGATGACAAATTAATTGATACTCAACCGTCAAAAGTAAAAACATTCCTTTCAACTCATCCAGATCCAATTGACAGAATTAAAACAGCTGAAGCAAGACTTAGAAATTATGGTATCCCTATCAAAGATTACAAATCAAACGATCCTGATGTTTACAGACAATCATACCAGACAAATATTAAAGCAAAATTGAGATAG
- a CDS encoding iron ABC transporter permease: MTDQIKSTKEKLFVYLLLLFILLVTVFLVSLSLGTKEISFMETLKILTGKSGDTIQSKIILELRLPRILTAMLVGASLSLVGTVFQALLKNPLAEPYILGVSSGGALGAIIAIAIGFQFTGISFFAFIGSLITFLIVFLLGRRWGEVDPNTILLVGVMINAFLSALILFIVSLIDQSFRTALFWLMGNLSLTDYSSILVITIVFVFSAVLFLVFSNHYNLISIDEENAKQFGVNTNLLKNISFIFGSLLIGIVVSSVGIIGFVGLVVPHICRLIFGYDNRIVIPSSIFAGAIFMMIADLISRILLSPVEIPIGSITAVIGSPIFIFLLKHRSTLNGG, from the coding sequence ATGACCGATCAAATCAAATCAACAAAAGAAAAATTATTTGTTTATCTACTCTTACTATTTATCTTACTCGTAACAGTTTTTCTGGTTAGTCTCAGTCTTGGGACAAAAGAAATTTCTTTTATGGAAACTTTAAAAATTTTAACTGGAAAGAGTGGAGATACAATTCAATCAAAAATAATTTTGGAACTTCGTCTTCCAAGAATTTTAACGGCTATGTTAGTTGGGGCTTCATTATCTTTAGTTGGAACAGTATTTCAGGCATTGTTGAAAAATCCATTAGCTGAACCTTATATACTAGGTGTTTCGAGCGGTGGTGCTTTGGGAGCAATAATAGCAATTGCAATTGGGTTTCAATTTACTGGAATTTCATTCTTTGCATTTATTGGCAGCTTGATTACTTTTTTGATTGTATTTCTTTTAGGCAGAAGATGGGGTGAGGTGGATCCAAATACAATTTTACTCGTTGGTGTAATGATTAATGCTTTCCTTTCGGCTTTAATACTATTTATTGTTTCGCTTATTGATCAAAGTTTTAGAACAGCTTTATTCTGGCTAATGGGAAATTTGTCTTTAACTGATTATTCATCAATCTTAGTAATTACAATCGTCTTTGTTTTTTCTGCAGTCTTATTTTTAGTTTTCTCTAACCATTACAATTTGATTTCTATCGATGAAGAGAATGCAAAACAATTTGGTGTAAATACAAATCTTCTGAAGAATATATCATTCATATTTGGAAGTCTATTAATAGGAATTGTGGTCTCGAGTGTTGGGATAATTGGTTTTGTTGGATTGGTTGTTCCACATATATGCAGATTAATATTTGGATATGATAACCGAATTGTCATTCCTTCATCAATTTTTGCTGGAGCAATCTTTATGATGATTGCTGATCTTATTTCGAGAATTCTTCTTTCTCCAGTTGAAATTCCAATCGGTTCGATTACAGCTGTAATAGGTTCACCAATTTTTATATTTTTGTTAAAACATAGAAGTACTTTAAATGGAGGATAA
- a CDS encoding DUF697 domain-containing protein — translation MKSFYKKIIFMISSLIIILFIVFLINQTAQVIELSKNVSEDFSKFVLFFLIIIYSLLIIIPIYLFISLPSSLKIPESINSPEYQKYIQQLRKRLKKNKYIKEKNISVDSEEDLKNALNYLNEIADQEIKKNAIGVFTVTALSQSGRLDGLIVLTLLTKMIYKIALIYNQRPNISDLIQLYANVFMTTFLAYTIEEINIEEQLDPIIDNLTEISAIGVMKSVPFSGLVGKMLLDGAINAYLTLRVGIITKNYCSSLVKPERKTLRRSASIQAAKMTVVLVKEIGMDITKKIARKMKDKLSQAGETFIEKAKGIFGSFKNLFGI, via the coding sequence ATGAAGTCCTTTTACAAAAAAATAATCTTTATGATAAGCTCTTTAATCATTATTCTTTTCATAGTTTTCTTGATTAATCAAACTGCCCAGGTTATTGAATTATCAAAGAATGTTTCGGAGGATTTCAGCAAGTTTGTACTGTTTTTTCTAATCATAATCTACTCACTACTTATAATTATACCGATTTATCTTTTTATTTCATTACCCAGTTCGCTCAAAATTCCAGAGAGCATTAATTCGCCTGAATATCAAAAATATATTCAGCAGTTGAGAAAAAGACTTAAAAAGAACAAATATATAAAAGAGAAAAACATATCAGTCGATTCTGAAGAAGACTTAAAGAATGCTTTGAATTATTTAAATGAAATAGCTGATCAAGAAATTAAAAAAAATGCAATTGGCGTTTTTACAGTTACGGCTCTTTCTCAATCAGGAAGACTTGATGGTTTAATTGTTTTGACGCTTTTGACTAAAATGATTTACAAAATTGCATTGATCTACAATCAAAGACCAAATATTTCTGATTTAATTCAATTATATGCTAATGTTTTCATGACGACATTTCTTGCATACACAATTGAAGAAATCAATATTGAAGAACAGCTTGATCCAATTATAGATAATCTTACAGAGATTTCAGCTATTGGAGTAATGAAGTCAGTTCCATTTTCAGGACTTGTCGGCAAAATGCTTCTTGATGGAGCAATCAATGCATATCTTACATTGAGGGTTGGGATAATCACAAAAAATTATTGCTCTTCACTGGTCAAACCTGAAAGAAAAACTCTAAGAAGATCTGCCTCGATTCAAGCTGCGAAAATGACAGTTGTATTAGTGAAAGAAATTGGCATGGACATCACCAAAAAAATCGCTCGTAAAATGAAAGATAAGTTATCACAGGCAGGAGAAACTTTTATTGAAAAAGCAAAGGGAATTTTTGGCTC
- a CDS encoding transketolase, whose protein sequence is MYTHNQLQQIANELRIDIIKAISRAKSGHPGGSLSAIDILVYLFFNEIKRTKENALDPDRHRFVLSKGHGVPALYAILARIGLISYEELMNLRVLGSRTQGHPSYLDLPYVEASTGSLGQGLSVAIGMALTAKIDKKSYRVYCMTGDGETQEGQIWEAILSAPKFNLDNLCVILDYNKSQIDGFTKDVMDLEPLKAKLEAFKWNVLEIDGHNFAEIENAFNIAREANGKPTYIIAHTIKGKGVSFMEDNVEWHGKAPNEKETELALQELQKLLVKNG, encoded by the coding sequence ATGTATACACACAATCAATTACAACAAATTGCAAATGAATTAAGAATTGATATCATTAAGGCGATATCAAGAGCTAAATCTGGTCATCCAGGTGGTTCATTAAGTGCAATTGATATTCTGGTTTATTTATTTTTTAATGAGATAAAAAGAACTAAGGAAAATGCACTTGACCCGGATAGACACAGATTTGTTTTATCAAAAGGTCATGGTGTTCCAGCACTTTATGCAATTCTGGCAAGAATTGGTTTAATCTCTTATGAAGAATTGATGAATTTGCGAGTATTGGGTTCACGTACACAAGGACATCCGAGTTATCTTGATTTGCCTTATGTTGAAGCTTCGACTGGATCGCTTGGTCAAGGACTTTCTGTTGCTATTGGGATGGCACTTACCGCAAAGATTGATAAAAAATCTTATCGTGTTTATTGTATGACTGGTGATGGTGAAACGCAGGAAGGTCAAATCTGGGAAGCAATTCTTTCAGCTCCAAAATTTAATCTTGATAATCTTTGTGTGATCCTGGACTACAACAAAAGTCAAATTGATGGCTTTACAAAAGATGTAATGGATCTTGAACCATTGAAAGCAAAACTTGAAGCTTTTAAGTGGAATGTATTGGAAATTGATGGGCATAACTTTGCTGAAATTGAAAACGCTTTTAATATTGCTCGTGAAGCAAATGGCAAACCTACTTATATCATAGCTCATACAATTAAAGGTAAAGGCGTTTCATTTATGGAAGATAATGTTGAATGGCATGGTAAAGCTCCAAATGAAAAAGAAACTGAATTAGCTCTCCAGGAACTTCAAAAATTGTTGGTGAAAAATGGGTAA
- a CDS encoding PFL family protein, with the protein MPYEFEEILETIRMTQVEHFDIRTVTLGINLRDCADRDVNVICQKVYDKITRVAKNHVKIAEDIERRFGISIANKRIAVTPVSIPFDNLKKDEFIKIAETMDKAAEAVGVDYIGGFGALVQKGFTKGEKELILAIPEALANTKRVCSSVNVASTKAGINIDAINLMSHQIKETARLTAKDGSIGCAKLVVFCNVPEDNPFVAGAFHGVSEAEASINVGISGPGVVLQAIREAGRVDLGQLAEVIKKTAFKITRAGELIGRKVAELLGVEFGIVDISLAPTPAEGDSVADILEAMGLQSVGAPGTTAALAMLNDSVKKGGLMASSSVGGLSGAFIPVSEDAGMIRAVQKGHLSIEKLEAMTSVCSVGLDMIAIPGDTPEETIAGIIADECAIGVINDKTTAVRIIPAYGKKVGDIVEYGGLLGSAPIMPVRNLSSKEFVLRGGRIPAPVRSLTN; encoded by the coding sequence ATGCCTTACGAATTTGAAGAAATACTTGAAACGATTAGAATGACTCAGGTTGAACATTTCGATATTCGAACAGTCACACTCGGAATCAATCTGAGAGATTGTGCAGATCGAGATGTTAATGTCATCTGTCAAAAAGTCTATGATAAAATTACTCGAGTAGCTAAAAATCATGTAAAAATTGCAGAGGATATTGAACGACGTTTTGGTATTTCAATTGCGAATAAACGTATTGCGGTCACTCCCGTTTCAATTCCTTTTGATAATCTAAAAAAAGATGAATTCATTAAAATAGCAGAGACAATGGATAAAGCTGCTGAAGCAGTTGGAGTGGATTACATTGGCGGCTTTGGTGCTCTTGTGCAAAAAGGATTTACAAAAGGAGAAAAAGAATTAATTCTTGCAATCCCAGAAGCTCTTGCAAATACTAAAAGAGTATGTTCCTCTGTCAATGTCGCTTCCACAAAAGCTGGAATAAATATCGACGCCATAAATTTAATGAGTCATCAGATAAAGGAAACAGCGAGATTAACTGCTAAAGATGGTTCGATTGGTTGTGCAAAACTTGTTGTCTTTTGTAATGTCCCTGAAGATAATCCATTTGTTGCAGGGGCATTTCATGGTGTTTCAGAAGCTGAAGCATCTATCAATGTGGGCATAAGCGGACCAGGAGTTGTTCTTCAGGCAATTCGTGAAGCAGGTAGAGTTGATCTGGGACAATTAGCCGAGGTCATCAAAAAAACTGCTTTTAAAATTACACGAGCAGGTGAATTAATCGGCAGAAAAGTTGCCGAATTACTCGGAGTAGAATTTGGAATTGTCGATATATCTCTTGCACCAACTCCAGCTGAAGGTGATTCAGTTGCAGATATTCTTGAAGCAATGGGACTTCAATCAGTTGGTGCACCTGGAACAACCGCAGCATTAGCAATGCTTAACGACTCTGTTAAAAAAGGTGGATTGATGGCAAGCTCATCTGTTGGTGGATTGAGCGGTGCGTTCATCCCTGTTTCTGAAGATGCAGGAATGATTAGAGCAGTTCAGAAAGGACATCTTTCAATTGAAAAATTAGAAGCAATGACAAGCGTTTGTTCTGTTGGTCTTGATATGATTGCAATTCCTGGAGATACACCTGAAGAAACTATTGCAGGAATAATTGCTGATGAATGTGCAATTGGTGTAATTAATGATAAAACAACTGCGGTTAGAATAATTCCAGCCTATGGAAAGAAAGTTGGTGATATTGTTGAGTATGGCGGTCTGTTGGGTTCAGCTCCTATTATGCCAGTAAGAAATTTATCATCAAAAGAGTTTGTGCTGCGGGGAGGAAGAATTCCAGCACCAGTTCGAAGTTTGACAAATTGA
- a CDS encoding acyl-CoA dehydrogenase translates to MNFTFTEEQLMIKQTAKEFAETEIAPSAVDRDINAEFPYEIVKKLGELGFMGMMVSPEWGGAGLDTISYVLAMEEISKVDASVGVIMSVNNSLVCWGLEEYGTNEQKEKYLKPLAQGKMLGAFALSEPEAGSDATNQHTIAEKDGDYWILNGTKNWITNGTTADVYLVMAQTNRELRHKGISAFIVEKDFPGFERGKKEDKLGIRSSDTCSLMFTNCRVPKENLIWEEGKGFNFAMNTLNGGRIGIAAQALGIAQASLEAAIKYSKERKAFGKPIAELQAIQFKLADMATKVEAARLLTLQAASLKDQHKDFAMQAAMAKLFASRTAMECADEAIQIHGGYGYVREYLVERYLRDAKITEIYEGTSEIQRIVIARHLLKD, encoded by the coding sequence ATGAATTTTACATTCACAGAAGAACAATTAATGATCAAACAAACTGCAAAGGAATTTGCAGAAACCGAAATTGCACCAAGTGCGGTTGATAGAGACATTAATGCTGAGTTTCCATACGAAATTGTGAAAAAACTTGGTGAGCTTGGATTTATGGGTATGATGGTCTCACCTGAGTGGGGCGGTGCTGGACTGGATACTATTAGCTATGTTTTAGCGATGGAAGAAATTTCTAAAGTTGATGCCAGTGTCGGTGTGATTATGTCCGTAAATAATAGTCTTGTTTGCTGGGGACTAGAAGAATACGGCACAAACGAACAAAAAGAAAAATATTTAAAACCTCTTGCTCAAGGGAAGATGCTTGGTGCTTTTGCACTATCTGAACCCGAAGCTGGAAGTGATGCAACTAATCAGCATACAATCGCTGAGAAAGATGGTGATTACTGGATTCTAAATGGGACAAAGAATTGGATTACAAATGGAACAACCGCAGATGTTTATCTTGTAATGGCTCAGACAAATCGAGAATTGCGTCATAAAGGAATTAGTGCTTTTATTGTTGAAAAAGATTTTCCTGGATTTGAGAGAGGTAAAAAAGAAGACAAATTAGGCATTCGAAGTTCCGATACCTGTTCATTAATGTTTACTAATTGTCGTGTCCCGAAAGAAAACTTAATCTGGGAAGAAGGTAAAGGATTTAATTTTGCAATGAACACATTAAATGGAGGTAGAATTGGAATCGCTGCGCAAGCTCTGGGAATTGCTCAAGCTTCCTTAGAAGCAGCAATAAAATATTCAAAGGAGAGAAAAGCATTTGGGAAACCAATTGCAGAACTTCAAGCAATTCAATTTAAATTAGCTGATATGGCAACAAAAGTTGAAGCCGCGAGACTGCTCACTCTTCAAGCGGCATCATTAAAAGATCAGCATAAAGATTTTGCAATGCAGGCAGCAATGGCAAAACTTTTTGCATCTCGAACAGCAATGGAATGTGCCGATGAAGCAATTCAAATTCATGGAGGATATGGATACGTTCGTGAATATTTAGTCGAAAGATATTTACGCGATGCGAAGATCACAGAAATTTATGAAGGGACATCTGAAATACAGAGAATTGTAATTGCAAGACATTTATTAAAAGATTGA
- the obgE gene encoding GTPase ObgE — MFIDLVEIYVKAGNGGRGAVSFRREKYVPKGGPDGGDGGKGGDVILISDPNMSTLLDYRYKRKYIAKNGEPGMGALKTGKNGEDVILRVPVGTVVKDKETGEVLFDFTEPDQTFVVARGGKGGKGNTHFKSPTNQAPRKAEAGKPGEERWIILELKLIADVGIVGFPNAGKSTLISVISAARPKIADYPFTTLEPVLGLVQYKDFKSFVVADIPGIIEGAAQGKGLGLKFLRHIERTKVLLFLISASSEEPFEEFKILVKELRAYSKELLKKPYLVSISKMDLIPESERFNFEKKIKSKFKTALKGVEKPVEILFISSVAKIGIDNLLDSLAKTLSDLSKPQ; from the coding sequence ATGTTCATAGATCTTGTAGAAATTTATGTAAAAGCAGGAAACGGAGGAAGAGGTGCGGTCAGTTTTCGCCGTGAAAAGTATGTGCCTAAAGGTGGTCCAGATGGTGGAGATGGTGGAAAAGGCGGTGATGTAATATTAATCTCTGATCCGAATATGTCAACTTTACTTGATTACAGATACAAAAGGAAATATATAGCTAAAAATGGCGAGCCCGGAATGGGAGCACTTAAGACTGGTAAGAATGGCGAAGATGTGATTCTCCGTGTTCCAGTTGGAACTGTTGTTAAAGATAAAGAAACTGGAGAAGTTTTATTTGATTTCACTGAACCAGATCAAACCTTTGTAGTTGCTCGTGGAGGCAAAGGCGGTAAAGGAAACACACATTTCAAATCTCCGACCAATCAAGCTCCAAGAAAAGCCGAAGCGGGAAAACCAGGTGAAGAAAGATGGATTATTCTCGAGCTTAAATTAATAGCCGATGTTGGAATAGTTGGATTTCCAAATGCAGGTAAATCAACATTAATTTCGGTGATTTCAGCTGCGCGTCCAAAAATTGCTGATTATCCATTCACAACACTCGAACCTGTTCTTGGGCTTGTTCAATACAAAGACTTTAAAAGTTTTGTTGTTGCAGATATTCCAGGAATTATTGAAGGAGCGGCACAGGGGAAAGGTTTGGGATTAAAATTTTTGAGACATATTGAGCGGACAAAAGTTTTATTGTTTTTAATCTCTGCTTCATCTGAAGAACCATTTGAAGAATTTAAAATTCTTGTTAAAGAATTACGAGCTTACAGCAAAGAATTATTAAAGAAGCCCTATCTTGTTTCTATTTCAAAAATGGATCTAATTCCTGAAAGCGAAAGATTTAACTTCGAGAAGAAGATAAAATCTAAATTCAAAACTGCACTCAAAGGTGTAGAGAAACCTGTTGAAATTCTTTTCATTTCTTCAGTCGCAAAAATTGGAATTGATAACTTACTTGATTCTCTCGCTAAAACATTAAGTGATTTAAGCAAACCACAATAA